A region of Anoplopoma fimbria isolate UVic2021 breed Golden Eagle Sablefish chromosome 24, Afim_UVic_2022, whole genome shotgun sequence DNA encodes the following proteins:
- the esama gene encoding endothelial cell adhesion molecule a — protein MEVCAASRKLTLLSLTFLWGLSGIWAQIQMPQPSLDVTKGRMVVLRATYSTGASSDLNTNTILWNFVSNSTQLVIAYTKDSTSMGSPQFKGRVGFSSSMPSRDVSLYINNTQESDSGRYVCQVIIPNNPALTAELSLDVKVPPGVPKCSLSGKPVVKGNVTLSCKTSSGKPVPLYKWQKTSPSSEVFFSPMLNEKMGTLKLSNLSSNMSGKYVCTARNLAGSETCFINLEIVTSTNVGMIAGATVGAVIGFIFLLLICLFFLVKRRRDNEDDMANEIKEDAQAPKRVSWAKSGMGSDIISKNGTLSSIASSPHHKEPSHNHNNHHHLQHYPQRPPSDTASIITATGSMAGYRPSRHHGASTPTHYGYNNNTTLPRGQTVSSEGSINGSSLPRPERYTQLPQAQVLPQTYSQPQLQLQAAPSPPPLLPTSTVTASNIARMGGVPIMVPAQNQAGSLV, from the exons GCATATGGGCCCAGATCCAGATGCCCCAACCCAGCCTGGATGTGACCAAGGGTCGGATGGTGGTGCTGAGGGCCACGTACAGCACAGGGGCGAGCAGCGACCTAAACACCAACACCATCCTCTGGAACTTTGTCTCCAACAGCACCCAGCTG GTCATTGCCTACACCAAGGACTCCACCAGCATGGGCAGCCCCCAGTTCAAGGGCCGCGTCGGTTTCTCCTCCAGCATGCCCTCACGCGATGTGTCGCTGTACATCAACAACACCCAGGAGTCCGACTCGGGACGCTACGTCTGCCAGGTCATCATCCCCAATAATCCTGCCCTCACCGCTGAGCTCAGTCTGGACGTGAAGG TCCCTCCTGGGGTTCCCAAGTGCTCTCTATCAGGGAAGCCAGTGGTGAAGGGGAACGTGACTCTGAGCTGCAAAACCAGCTCCGGGAAGCCCGTCCCTCTGTACAAGTGGCAGAAAACCAGTCCCAGCTCGGAGGTCTTCTTCTCACCCATGCTCA ACGAGAAGATGGGCACTCTGAAGCTGAGCAACCTGAGCAGTAACATGTCGGGGAAGTACGTGTGCACAGCCAGGAACTTGGCCGGATCAGAGACCTGCTTCATCAACCTGGAGATCGTCACCT CCACTAATGTGGGGATGATCGCTGGCGCCACAGTGGGCGCAGTGATTggcttcatcttcctcctcctcatctgccTGTTTTTCCTGGTGAAGAGGCGGAGAGACAACGAGGACGACATGGCCAACGAAATCAA ggAGGACGCGCAGGCTCCTAAGCGTGTGTCCTGGGCGAAGAGCGGCATGGGTTCAGATATCATCTCCAAGAATGGCACCTTGTCCTCCATCGCCTCCAGCCCGCACCACAAAGAGCCCtcccacaaccacaacaaccaccaccacctgcaGCATTACCCCCAGCGCCCGCCTTCCGACACCGCCTCCATCATCACCGCCACTGGCAGCATGGCCGGCTACCGGCCGTCCCGCCACCACGGAgcctccacccccacccactatggctacaacaacaacaccacgcTGCCGCGCGGACAGACCGTCTCCTCCGAGGGGAGCATCAATGGGAGCTCCCTGCCCAGACCGGAGCGCTACACCCAGCTGCCCCAGGCTCAGGTGCTGCCCCAGACCTACAGCCAGCCTCAGCTGCAGCTCCAGGCGGCTCCGTCCCCGCCGCCGCTGCTGCCCACCTCCACTGTCACAGCCTCCAACATCGCCCGCATGGGAGGGGTGCCCATCATGGTGCCTGCACAGAACCAGGCCGGGTCTCTGGTCTAA
- the fez1 gene encoding fasciculation and elongation protein zeta-1 — MEAPLVCLDEEFEDLRPCRMDELDHPALKHTSYSTTTTTIPLASITREDFSELENFSEMMSFKSMEDLVNEFDEKLNVCFHNYNTKTEVLAPIRNQSHNQEDEERLQDEDVWDALTDNYISTWDGSDSEGLNGNLSEQEIHEKEEEEMNEKNDNANCLKEEPLITADQVIEEIVEMMENSPDPGETEEEDEEESSHCSSRDNPSLLEEIRQLSQASNNNCSYEGLSLMPSSALVELLQRVEAAILEYSEELVSQLARREELEFDKEVKNTFITALMEVQNRQREQRDSSKRRRRDKALSLQGGGTAPVTGGNTASTGHTEKTGSMPVKRFSMEGLSNILQTGIRQTFGSTGNEKQYLNTVIPFEKKGSPPSVDDLQMLTKILYAMKEDSEKVPTLLTDYILKVLCPT; from the exons ATGGAAGCCCCTCTCGTGTGTTTGGACGAGGAGTTTGAGGACCTCCGGCCCTGCCGCATGGATGAGCTGGACCACCCGGCGCTCAAACACACCTCTTACtccaccacaacaaccaccaTCCCACTGGCCTCCATCACCCGCGAGGACTTCTCCGAGCTGGAGAACTTCTCTGAGATGATGAGCTTCAAGTCGATGGAGGACCTGGTGAACGAGTTTGACGAGAAGCTCAACGTGTGCttccacaactacaacaccAAGACGGAGGTCCTGGCTCCCATACGCAACCAGTCGCACAaccaggaggatgaggagaggctGCAGGATGAAGA tgtgtggGATGCTCTAACTGACAACTACATCTCCACTTGGGACGGCAGCGACTCAGAGGGACTCAACGGCAATCTTTCTGAGCAGGAG ATCCacgaaaaagaggaggaggaaatgaatGAGAAGAATGACAATGCCAACTGCCTGAAGGAAGAGCCTCTTATCACAGCtgatcag GTCATTGAGGAGATAGTCGAGATGATGGAGAACTCTCCGGATCCCGGTGaaactgaggaggaggatgaagaggagagcagccactgctcctccagggaCAACCCCTCCCTGCTGGAGGAGATCAGGCAGCTGTCCCAGGCCTCCAACAACAACTGCTCCTACGAag GCCTGAGCCTGATGCCCAGCTCAGCGCTCGTCGAACTGCTTCAAAGGGTGGAGGCCGCCATCCTCGAGTACTCAGAGGAGCTGGTCAGCCAGCTGGCCCGGCGCGAGGAGCTGGAGTTTGACAAAGAGGTTAAGAACACGTTCATCACGGCCCTGATGGAGGTGCAGAACAGGCAGAGGGAGCAACGGGACAGCAGCAAACGCCGACGCCGGGACAAGGCCCTGAGCCTGCAGGGAGGCGGGACGGCACCTGTGACCGGAGGGAACACCGCCTCCACGGGCCACACGGAGAAGACAGGGAGCATGCCCGTCAAG CGTTTCAGCATGGAGGGACTCTCTAACATCCTGCAGACGGGCATCAGACAGACATTTGGAAGCACAGGGAACGAGAAACAG TATCTAAACACAGTTATTCCATTTGAGAAGAAAGGCTCCCCTCCATCTGTCGACGACCTGCAGATGCTCACAAAAA TTCTTTATGCCATGAAGGAGGACAGTGAGAAGGTGCCTACACTGCTAACCGACTACATATTGAAAG TCTTGTGTCCTACCTAA